In Ananas comosus cultivar F153 linkage group 10, ASM154086v1, whole genome shotgun sequence, the following proteins share a genomic window:
- the LOC109716268 gene encoding 26S protease regulatory subunit 8 homolog A, translating to MATAEVESTKRGRVEDEVWSPPVRVRGSGGGEGLKQYYMQHIHDLQLILRQKTHNLNRLEAQRNDLNSRVRMLREELQLLQEPGSYVGEVVKVMGKSKVLVKVHPEGKYVVDIDKNIDITKITPSTRVALRNDSYMLHLVLPSKVDPLVNLMKVEKVPDSTYDMIGGLDQQIKEIKEVIELPIKHPELFESLGIAQPKGVLLYGPPGTGKTLLARAVAHHTDCTFIRVSGSELVQKYIGEGSRMVRELFVMAREHAPSIIFMDEIDSIGSARMESGSGNGDSEVQRTMLELLNQLDGFEASNKIKVLMATNRIDILDQALLRPGRIDRKIEFPNPNEESRFDILKIHSRKMNLMRGIDLKKIAEKMNGASGAELKAVCTEAGMFALRERRVHVTQEDFEMAVAKVMKKDTEKNMSLRKLWK from the exons ATGGCGACGGCGGAGGTGGAGTCGACGAAGCGGGGGAGAGTGGAGGATGAGGTGTGGTCACCGCCGGTGAGGGTGAGGGGAAGCGGAGGCGGCGAGGGGCTGAAGCAATATTATATGCAGCACATCCACGATCTCCAGCTCATTCTCCGGCAGAAGACCCACAATCTCAATCGCCTCGAGGCCCAGCGTAACGATCTCAACTCCCGCG TAAGAATGCTACGAGAAGAGCTGCAGCTACTTCAGGAACCTGGTTCATATGTCGGCGAGGTGGTGAAGGTTATGggaaaatctaaagttttagtCAAG GTCCATCCGGAAGGGAAATATGTTGTTGATATTGACAAGAACATTGACATAACGAAAATAACACCATCAACTAGAGTTGCTCTACGGAATGATAGCTATATGCTTCACTTGGTCTTGCCCAGCAAGGTTGATCCTTTGGTCAATCTTATGAAGGTTGAAAAGGTTCCTGATTCTACTTATGATATGATTGGTGGCCTTGATCAGCAAATTAAAGAGATAAAGGAG GTTATTGAGCTTCCAATCAAGCATCCTGAATTATTCGAAAGCCTTGGAATTGCTCAACCAAAG GGTGTTTTGCTTTATGGGCCTCctggtacaggaaaaactctgctAGCTAGAGCAGTAGCACATCATACTGATTGCACCTTCATTAGAGTTTCTGGTTCTGAGTTGGTTCAGAAGTATATTGGAGAGGGCTCCAGAATGGTTCGGGAGCTGTTTGTGATGGCTAG gGAACATGCTCCATCAATCATTTTCATGGATGAAATCGACAGTATTGGATCCGCTAGGATGGAATCGGGCAGTGGTAATGGTGACAGTGAAGTACAACGCACAATGCTCGAGCTTCTCAATCAGCTAGACGGGTTTGAAGCGTCGAATAAAATCAAA GTTTTAATGGCTACAAATCGCATTGATATATTGGATCAAGCCCTGCTCAGGCCTGGTCGAATTGATAGAAAAATCGAGTTTCCAAATCCCAATGAAGAG TCTCGTTTCGATATCTTGAAAATTCACTCAAGGAAGATGAACTTAATGAGGGGGATTGACCTTAAAAAGATAGCAGAGAAGATGAATGGGGCATCTGGAGCAGAACTCAAG GCAGTATGCACAGAAGCAGGGATGTTTGCTCTCAGGGAGAGAAGAGTACATGTAACCCAAGAAGATTTCGAGATGGCAGTGGCGAAGGTGATGAAGAAAGATACGGAGAAAAATATGT